A window of the Desulfobacula toluolica Tol2 genome harbors these coding sequences:
- a CDS encoding archease, giving the protein MIQYKLIDHTADFGIQVTAENKKTLFVNAALAMFDLIADTDKNRETQTLFLDISGDDWPDLMVNWLREMLYLWNGEEKLITAVTIENLTGYEIKACVLWYPFDPDKDKIKNEIKAVTYHQIAVTQRSHDWNSRIIFDI; this is encoded by the coding sequence ATGATCCAATACAAATTAATTGATCATACTGCGGATTTCGGCATTCAAGTTACTGCTGAAAACAAAAAAACACTGTTTGTCAATGCAGCCCTTGCCATGTTTGATCTGATCGCGGATACAGATAAAAACAGGGAGACACAAACCCTTTTTTTAGATATTTCAGGGGATGACTGGCCGGATTTGATGGTAAACTGGCTTCGGGAAATGCTGTATTTATGGAATGGCGAAGAAAAGCTGATTACCGCTGTTACAATAGAAAATTTAACGGGATATGAAATTAAGGCCTGTGTTCTCTGGTATCCCTTTGATCCGGATAAGGATAAAATTAAAAATGAAATCAAAGCCGTCACCTATCACCAGATTGCCGTCACCCAAAGATCTCATGACTGGAATTCCCGGATTATTTTTGATATTTAA
- a CDS encoding metallophosphoesterase family protein, with protein sequence MRLAVISDVHSNLDAFQAVMADISTQAIDDIISLGDNIGYGAQPEEVIAGLKRHDISSVLGNHELALLDKDYLATFNPYARKALVINQKKLSDPAKYYVSTLKFCLVRYGCRFVHGVPPDNIARYVFHESDKRLIQIMELIKQRIAFVGHTHQLRIYELDRGNLKKKSFMKSTVPLEKNRRYIINSGSVGQPRDGYNEAKYVVWDSVRQSVTSRFVPYDYHAAAKKIKKAGIPGLYADQLEKSEL encoded by the coding sequence ATGAGGCTTGCGGTTATTTCAGACGTTCACAGCAATCTGGATGCATTCCAGGCTGTGATGGCGGATATATCAACACAAGCCATTGATGATATTATTTCATTGGGGGATAATATCGGATACGGGGCACAACCTGAAGAAGTCATTGCCGGTTTAAAAAGGCATGACATATCATCTGTTCTTGGAAATCATGAGCTGGCATTGCTGGATAAAGATTATTTGGCAACCTTTAACCCCTATGCAAGAAAAGCTCTGGTCATCAACCAAAAGAAATTATCCGATCCTGCAAAATATTATGTTTCAACTCTGAAATTTTGTCTTGTCCGTTATGGGTGTAGGTTTGTCCATGGTGTGCCGCCGGACAACATTGCCCGCTATGTTTTTCATGAATCTGATAAAAGATTGATTCAGATCATGGAACTAATTAAACAGAGAATTGCCTTTGTCGGCCACACTCATCAATTGAGAATTTATGAACTTGATCGGGGAAATCTTAAAAAGAAAAGTTTTATGAAATCAACCGTTCCTCTTGAAAAAAACAGACGTTATATTATAAATAGCGGAAGCGTGGGGCAGCCACGAGATGGTTATAATGAAGCCAAATATGTGGTATGGGATTCCGTCCGGCAGAGTGTAACGTCAAGATTTGTGCCTTATGATTATCACGCGGCTGCAAAAAAAATTAAAAAGGCCGGCATACCAGGACTATATGCGGATCAGCTTGAGAAATCGGAACTTTGA
- the mqnB gene encoding futalosine hydrolase — translation MNPDLLILCATQVEMSHFLTLWPGVSKRVTRTGLTILSGKVHEKTYDLVLTGAGVFNAAHALTAYLEHASPVLILQTGIAGVFQQTGLNIGDVAIATQEHYIHTGVQTDAFKNAPLPFDVLKDEPLSRQGIYPFDPDMVDQTHDRLCRVFSITGTRIVKGLFITVSTITSSLNRANQLYCTFSSVMEAMEGAACNHIAALYGIPIIEVRAASNFVGERDKEKWDIDLAAKQLGVVCTGVSHLI, via the coding sequence ATGAATCCTGATCTTCTCATTTTATGTGCCACTCAAGTTGAGATGTCTCATTTTTTAACCCTGTGGCCGGGAGTTTCAAAAAGAGTGACCAGAACCGGTCTGACAATCCTGTCCGGGAAAGTTCATGAAAAAACATATGACCTTGTACTGACGGGTGCCGGGGTATTCAATGCCGCCCATGCGCTGACAGCTTATCTTGAACACGCATCTCCCGTATTGATTTTACAGACAGGTATTGCAGGCGTTTTTCAACAAACCGGTTTGAATATAGGTGATGTTGCCATTGCCACCCAGGAGCATTATATCCATACAGGTGTTCAAACAGATGCTTTTAAAAATGCTCCCCTGCCTTTTGATGTGCTAAAAGACGAGCCTTTAAGCCGGCAGGGGATTTATCCTTTTGACCCGGACATGGTCGATCAAACCCATGACAGGCTGTGCCGGGTTTTTTCAATCACAGGGACCCGGATCGTAAAAGGTTTGTTTATAACTGTTTCAACCATTACATCTTCCCTGAACCGTGCAAATCAGCTCTATTGCACTTTTTCTTCAGTGATGGAAGCCATGGAAGGCGCAGCCTGTAATCACATTGCGGCACTCTATGGCATTCCCATTATTGAAGTCAGGGCAGCATCCAATTTTGTGGGTGAAAGAGACAAGGAAAAATGGGATATTGATTTGGCGGCAAAGCAATTGGGCGTGGTTTGCACTGGTGTTTCCCATTTGATTTGA
- a CDS encoding magnesium chelatase subunit ChlI family protein: MPLRISLLVILISSLICSKVNILCVIRVARTIADLEEETKIERHHLSEAIQFRSFDRGFAQ, encoded by the coding sequence GTGCCGTTACGGATCAGTCTGTTGGTAATCCTGATAAGTTCCTTGATCTGTTCCAAAGTGAATATCCTTTGTGTTATAAGGGTGGCAAGGACTATTGCAGATCTTGAAGAAGAAACAAAAATTGAGCGGCACCATCTGAGCGAAGCCATACAATTCAGAAGTTTTGACAGGGGATTTGCACAATAA
- a CDS encoding long-chain-fatty-acid--CoA ligase, giving the protein MIDPVWKTPFWPEGVAHMCTDYKFPLFKFLDDSAREHPDKPFTLFNGASKNFAQVKDTADRIGAFLAGKGIKKGDKIAIFLPNLPQFPEILFGILKAGAVAVSCNPIYTASELHLQLKDSQSKMVFCMDHPVFYPNTVKAVEGTDVDTVIVCNIKSYLPKFKAFLGGLLGKIPRAGKIAPGHLMFDDIIASSKPIPPSISIDPEKDTAIMLYTGGTTGVPKGAELSHTNFTYDVMAILEYARFVHGDGKKPERLYQKGFHSFLGVLPWYHCFGITVALLLSVKLSAKLICIPDPRAGKPPFTEVLKAVQKYRPTFMPAVPTIFVAFTNHALINQYDLSSLMGCFSGGAPLPPEVCKQFEDKTGSIIFEGYGLTETAPVVSANPTFKQNRKIGSIGFPLPGTDIKILDIEDPSNLMPRGEDGEVAICGPQVMKGYWKNPEANAESFVHIDGNRYFLTGDIGHIDSEGYVAITDRKKDMIIVSGFNVYPRDVEDILYNHPKVELAAVVGIPDEKSGEKVKAFIKLKQDETATQEEINAFCKQHMAGYKRPKIIEFRDELPISNVGKVLRRILRDEELKNFG; this is encoded by the coding sequence ATGATTGATCCTGTATGGAAAACCCCTTTTTGGCCGGAAGGCGTGGCACATATGTGTACGGATTACAAGTTTCCCTTGTTTAAATTCCTGGATGATTCTGCCCGGGAGCATCCCGATAAACCCTTTACCCTGTTTAATGGTGCGTCAAAAAACTTTGCCCAGGTCAAAGACACTGCCGACAGGATTGGAGCTTTTCTGGCAGGCAAAGGGATCAAAAAAGGAGATAAAATTGCCATATTTCTTCCCAATCTGCCCCAGTTCCCTGAAATTCTTTTCGGTATTCTCAAGGCAGGTGCGGTTGCCGTCAGCTGCAATCCGATTTACACGGCGTCCGAACTTCATCTCCAGTTAAAAGATTCCCAATCCAAAATGGTGTTCTGCATGGATCATCCCGTTTTCTATCCAAACACTGTAAAAGCCGTTGAAGGTACGGATGTTGATACGGTTATCGTGTGCAATATCAAATCCTATCTGCCGAAATTCAAAGCATTTTTAGGCGGGCTTTTGGGTAAAATTCCAAGGGCCGGCAAAATAGCCCCCGGCCACCTGATGTTTGATGACATAATTGCATCCTCCAAACCCATCCCGCCGTCAATATCCATAGACCCTGAAAAAGATACAGCGATCATGCTGTATACCGGCGGAACAACAGGCGTGCCAAAAGGTGCGGAACTAAGCCATACCAATTTCACATATGATGTCATGGCCATACTAGAATATGCCAGGTTTGTCCATGGTGACGGTAAAAAACCCGAACGCCTTTATCAAAAAGGTTTTCACTCGTTTCTTGGGGTTTTGCCCTGGTATCATTGCTTTGGCATTACCGTGGCCCTTTTGCTGTCGGTAAAACTTTCCGCCAAATTGATCTGCATTCCAGACCCCAGGGCAGGCAAACCGCCTTTTACAGAGGTTCTCAAAGCGGTTCAAAAATACAGACCCACATTCATGCCAGCCGTACCAACCATCTTTGTGGCCTTTACAAATCATGCCCTCATCAATCAATATGATCTGTCCTCATTAATGGGATGTTTTTCAGGTGGCGCTCCCCTTCCCCCTGAAGTGTGCAAGCAATTTGAAGACAAAACAGGGTCCATTATTTTTGAAGGCTACGGATTAACGGAAACCGCACCTGTTGTCAGTGCAAACCCGACGTTTAAACAAAACCGAAAAATCGGCTCTATTGGATTTCCCCTGCCTGGAACAGACATAAAAATACTTGATATTGAAGATCCCTCAAACCTGATGCCCCGTGGAGAAGACGGTGAAGTTGCCATTTGCGGCCCCCAGGTAATGAAAGGCTATTGGAAAAACCCGGAAGCCAATGCTGAATCCTTTGTCCATATTGACGGAAACCGGTATTTTCTTACAGGAGATATCGGCCATATTGACAGCGAAGGGTATGTTGCCATTACCGACCGGAAAAAAGACATGATCATTGTCAGCGGTTTCAATGTATACCCGCGGGATGTGGAAGATATTTTATATAACCATCCCAAAGTTGAGCTTGCGGCTGTAGTGGGAATACCCGATGAAAAAAGCGGAGAAAAGGTAAAGGCGTTTATCAAGTTAAAACAGGATGAAACTGCCACCCAGGAAGAAATAAACGCTTTTTGCAAACAACACATGGCAGGCTACAAACGGCCTAAAATCATTGAATTCAGGGATGAGCTTCCCATATCCAATGTCGGCAAAGTCTTAAGACGGATTCTCAGAGATGAAGAGCTTAAGAACTTTGGGTAA
- the iorA gene encoding indolepyruvate ferredoxin oxidoreductase subunit alpha: protein MHKLLNDSPGEKIMLLGNEAIARGAVEAGVAFATTYPGTPSSEISLNLFQMSQESDLYFEYSTNEKVALEVAAAAANSGLRTFCMMKHVGLNVAADPLMTLAYVGVTGGMVILTADDPSMFSSQNEQDNRYYAKFGNLPMLEPSSVPEAKEMIKYAFELSEELNQPVLLRTTTRINHSNAYVTFGDIKPMQTKGRFEKDPGRCVTVPVVSRQLHVKVLEKMNRAKRIAETSEFNLIEGSGKFGIIANGVSYHYAQDAVKDLSIENNAKILRLGFSNPMPEQQIKDFLADCEKVLVIEEGEPFMEEAVKAFAQETGIIILINGKSEALFSRLYEYDPAMVRKNMADYFGIEYTPTEKLSVDNVPEIPMRPPNLCSGCSHRATFYEIQQAAKDMDIICPNDIGCYTLGFMPPLSTGDFVICMGSSVSSSCGFSQATDQKVVSVIGDSTFFHSGMTGLVNAVFNNHNFTLVILENDITAMTGHQPHPGVDMERFGLSGFGRVNIEKVVKAFGVEHVSIIKPFKVKKSIETIKEALAYKGVSVIISQEPCALYAKSLKLLKPRAFKVSDKCVDHRDCINTIACPSFYLEDEKVKIDADTCVGCAVCAQICPENAITPLKK, encoded by the coding sequence ATGCACAAATTATTGAATGACAGTCCGGGTGAAAAAATCATGCTCCTGGGGAATGAAGCCATCGCAAGAGGTGCTGTTGAGGCAGGTGTGGCATTTGCTACAACCTATCCGGGCACCCCTTCTTCTGAAATTTCTTTGAATCTTTTTCAGATGTCTCAGGAATCAGACCTCTATTTTGAATACAGCACCAATGAAAAAGTCGCCCTGGAAGTGGCGGCTGCTGCTGCCAACTCAGGACTTCGCACCTTTTGCATGATGAAACATGTGGGATTGAATGTTGCGGCTGATCCTCTGATGACTCTGGCCTATGTCGGAGTGACCGGCGGCATGGTGATCCTGACAGCTGATGATCCGTCCATGTTTTCAAGCCAGAATGAGCAGGACAACCGTTATTATGCAAAATTCGGCAATCTGCCCATGCTTGAACCCTCATCCGTACCTGAAGCAAAAGAGATGATCAAGTATGCATTTGAACTTTCAGAGGAACTCAATCAGCCGGTCCTGTTAAGAACCACTACCAGAATCAACCATTCCAATGCCTATGTGACCTTTGGTGATATAAAACCAATGCAAACCAAAGGCAGATTTGAAAAAGATCCGGGCCGATGCGTTACGGTTCCGGTGGTATCAAGGCAACTTCATGTCAAAGTGCTTGAAAAGATGAACAGAGCAAAAAGAATTGCTGAAACATCCGAGTTTAACTTGATTGAAGGATCTGGAAAATTTGGTATTATTGCCAATGGTGTCAGCTATCACTATGCTCAGGATGCTGTAAAAGATCTTAGCATTGAAAACAATGCAAAAATTTTACGCCTGGGATTTTCCAACCCCATGCCGGAACAACAGATCAAAGATTTTCTGGCAGATTGCGAAAAAGTCCTTGTCATCGAAGAAGGCGAACCGTTCATGGAGGAAGCTGTAAAAGCCTTTGCCCAGGAGACCGGAATAATCATACTCATTAATGGTAAATCAGAAGCATTGTTCTCCCGCCTCTATGAATATGATCCTGCCATGGTCAGAAAAAATATGGCTGATTACTTTGGTATTGAGTACACACCAACAGAAAAACTGTCTGTCGACAATGTTCCTGAAATTCCTATGCGTCCGCCAAATCTTTGCTCCGGGTGTTCACACCGGGCAACATTTTATGAGATTCAGCAGGCAGCCAAAGATATGGATATCATCTGCCCCAATGACATCGGCTGTTATACTCTGGGATTTATGCCGCCTTTAAGTACGGGTGACTTTGTGATCTGCATGGGTTCTTCGGTCAGTTCTTCCTGCGGATTCAGCCAGGCCACGGATCAGAAAGTGGTCTCGGTTATCGGCGATTCCACCTTTTTTCATTCAGGCATGACAGGACTTGTCAATGCCGTATTCAACAACCACAATTTCACCCTGGTCATCCTTGAAAATGACATCACGGCTATGACAGGACACCAGCCCCATCCTGGTGTTGACATGGAAAGGTTCGGCCTGAGCGGATTCGGCCGGGTGAATATCGAAAAAGTGGTCAAAGCCTTTGGTGTGGAACATGTTTCCATCATCAAGCCGTTCAAGGTGAAAAAGAGCATCGAAACCATCAAGGAAGCCCTGGCATACAAAGGTGTTTCCGTTATTATATCCCAGGAACCTTGTGCTTTGTATGCAAAAAGCTTGAAATTGCTCAAGCCCAGAGCATTCAAGGTTTCCGACAAGTGTGTGGATCACAGGGATTGTATCAATACCATTGCCTGTCCATCCTTTTATCTTGAAGACGAAAAGGTGAAGATTGATGCAGATACCTGTGTAGGGTGTGCGGTTTGTGCCCAGATATGCCCTGAAAATGCGATCACGCCTTTAAAAAAATAA
- a CDS encoding RtcB family protein, with product MQIKKIDDFQWLLPRTGSMRVPGIIYTNESGLNAIKKEETFKQVCNVASLPGIIKASMAMPDIHWGYGFPIGGVAAFDWETGVISPGGVGYDINCGVRLARTNLEEKDVRPHLRNLINALFREIPSGIGSTGSLKLTNSEEKNVLKKGSLWAVQQGFGHASNLERTEDGGCMPDADPETLSKRALERGKKQLGTLGSGNHFLEVGVVETIFDLEAARAYGLFEGQVTLMLHTGSRGLGYQVCDDHLAMMTKQANKLGITLPDRQLVCARIQSEQGRHYLSAMACAANYAWANRQILMHKAGLVLMDILGISPNTLGMNLVYDLCHNIAKKESHIIDGKKQIVCVHRKGATRSFGPGHPSICPEYRKVGQPILIPGDMGTASYVLAGTQRAMEETFGSTCHGAGRVLSRKAAKKASRGRSIQRELEDLGILVKWTGRSTLAEEMPDAYKDISQVVDIVHGAGLSKKVAKLRPMAVLKG from the coding sequence ATGCAGATAAAAAAAATTGATGATTTTCAATGGCTTTTACCCCGAACAGGTTCCATGCGCGTACCGGGAATCATATATACCAATGAATCAGGACTGAATGCCATTAAAAAAGAGGAAACCTTCAAACAGGTTTGCAATGTAGCAAGTCTGCCCGGAATTATCAAGGCTTCCATGGCCATGCCGGACATTCACTGGGGCTATGGATTCCCCATCGGCGGGGTTGCGGCATTTGACTGGGAAACCGGTGTGATTTCACCCGGCGGAGTTGGATATGACATCAACTGCGGGGTACGCCTGGCCCGCACAAATCTTGAAGAAAAGGACGTTCGACCGCATCTCAGAAATCTTATCAATGCCCTGTTCAGGGAGATTCCCTCGGGTATCGGATCAACGGGATCTTTGAAACTCACAAATTCAGAAGAAAAAAATGTCCTGAAAAAAGGAAGCCTGTGGGCTGTGCAGCAGGGCTTCGGCCATGCGTCAAATCTGGAGCGGACTGAAGATGGCGGATGTATGCCGGATGCGGACCCGGAAACTTTAAGCAAGCGGGCCTTGGAACGGGGAAAAAAACAATTGGGCACCCTGGGTTCAGGAAACCATTTTCTTGAAGTCGGCGTGGTAGAAACAATTTTTGACCTTGAAGCGGCAAGGGCATACGGCTTGTTTGAAGGCCAGGTCACATTAATGCTCCATACCGGCTCAAGGGGATTGGGATATCAGGTCTGTGACGACCACCTGGCCATGATGACCAAACAGGCCAATAAGCTGGGGATAACCCTTCCGGACAGACAGCTTGTCTGCGCCAGGATTCAATCCGAACAGGGCCGTCACTATCTGAGCGCCATGGCCTGTGCGGCAAATTATGCATGGGCAAACCGCCAGATCCTCATGCACAAGGCCGGCCTTGTCCTGATGGATATCCTGGGCATAAGCCCGAATACGCTGGGCATGAACCTGGTATATGACCTGTGCCATAACATTGCAAAAAAAGAATCCCACATCATTGATGGAAAAAAACAAATCGTATGCGTCCATCGCAAGGGAGCAACACGTTCATTCGGTCCTGGACACCCGTCCATCTGCCCTGAATACAGAAAAGTGGGCCAGCCCATACTGATACCGGGCGATATGGGTACTGCCTCCTATGTGCTGGCCGGCACCCAAAGGGCTATGGAAGAAACCTTTGGCTCCACCTGCCACGGTGCGGGGCGTGTTTTAAGCCGAAAAGCCGCCAAAAAAGCGAGCAGAGGCCGATCCATCCAAAGAGAACTGGAAGACCTTGGAATTCTTGTGAAATGGACCGGCAGATCCACTTTAGCCGAGGAAATGCCCGATGCATATAAAGATATTTCCCAGGTGGTGGATATTGTCCACGGCGCAGGCTTGTCCAAAAAGGTGGCAAAACTTCGGCCCATGGCAGTGCTAAAAGGTTGA
- a CDS encoding Hsp33 family molecular chaperone HslO — protein sequence MIKKDVFNNDVKAQFKASAKDRIYRFIMADKTIRGAVVHNTRMVNEMRANHELGPLETLVLGQAYIAATLLCASLKDKNDRLSIDIQCSGPVKGLDVESNVFGEVRGYLKTRQIKVTHPENIKYLSTLYGAGFLTVTKYLENYPTPYSGKVALEHGSIAEDLANYFLVSEQIPTGFNLSVFFDDNQEVKGAGGIFLQALPGADASRVIEAEKMIQGIDSLGNLFFKGQTPEEIINREFSSLEPQFLNNSRVEFFCRCSKDRMEGYLKSLPDKEKKDIMKNGPFPLELCCHHCNSVYHFSENDLKVLGR from the coding sequence ATGATTAAAAAAGATGTGTTTAATAATGATGTCAAAGCACAGTTCAAAGCTTCGGCAAAAGACAGGATATACCGGTTTATCATGGCTGATAAGACGATCAGGGGTGCTGTTGTTCATAACACCCGGATGGTCAATGAAATGAGGGCAAACCATGAACTGGGGCCGCTGGAAACCCTGGTGCTGGGCCAGGCTTATATTGCGGCTACCCTTTTGTGTGCAAGCCTTAAAGATAAAAATGACAGGCTCAGTATTGATATCCAGTGTTCAGGACCCGTGAAAGGTCTGGATGTTGAATCCAATGTGTTTGGAGAAGTCCGGGGGTATCTTAAAACCCGCCAGATCAAGGTAACCCATCCTGAAAACATTAAATATTTATCAACACTTTATGGCGCGGGTTTTCTTACAGTGACAAAATACCTGGAGAATTATCCCACACCCTATTCAGGCAAGGTGGCCCTTGAGCATGGAAGCATTGCTGAAGATCTGGCCAATTATTTTTTGGTGTCTGAACAGATTCCCACCGGGTTTAACTTAAGTGTTTTTTTTGATGACAATCAAGAGGTTAAGGGCGCAGGGGGGATTTTTCTCCAGGCACTTCCGGGTGCAGATGCTTCCCGTGTCATTGAAGCGGAAAAAATGATTCAGGGCATTGATTCTCTGGGAAACTTGTTCTTCAAAGGGCAAACACCTGAAGAGATTATTAACAGGGAATTTTCAAGTCTTGAACCGCAATTTTTAAACAACAGCCGGGTGGAGTTTTTTTGCAGGTGTTCAAAAGACAGGATGGAAGGGTATTTGAAAAGTTTACCGGATAAGGAGAAAAAAGATATAATGAAAAACGGCCCCTTTCCTTTAGAGCTTTGCTGTCATCATTGTAATTCCGTGTATCATTTCAGTGAAAATGATCTTAAGGTGTTAGGCAGATAA
- the aroQ gene encoding type II 3-dehydroquinate dehydratase produces MTQKTKKIQAINGPNLNMLGKREPEIYGSLTLDEINKDLAQKALKLGVDIVFFQSNHEGAIVDKIHEMFEDNIDGIMINPGAFTHTSVALRDAMLLMSCPVIEIHLSNIHKREAFRHKSLLADIVTGQITGCGPYGYTMALNALANMINES; encoded by the coding sequence ATGACACAGAAAACAAAAAAAATTCAAGCGATTAACGGCCCTAATTTGAATATGCTGGGAAAAAGGGAGCCTGAAATATACGGTTCCCTTACCCTTGATGAAATCAATAAGGATCTTGCCCAAAAGGCGTTAAAATTGGGGGTGGATATTGTGTTTTTTCAGTCCAACCATGAAGGGGCAATTGTTGATAAAATTCACGAAATGTTTGAAGACAATATTGACGGCATCATGATCAATCCGGGGGCATTTACCCACACAAGTGTTGCATTGAGAGATGCCATGCTTTTAATGTCCTGCCCGGTTATTGAGATCCATTTGTCCAATATTCATAAAAGAGAAGCTTTCCGCCACAAATCATTGCTGGCGGATATTGTCACCGGACAGATCACCGGATGCGGTCCTTATGGATATACAATGGCATTAAATGCCCTGGCAAACATGATCAATGAATCCTGA
- a CDS encoding indolepyruvate oxidoreductase subunit beta has protein sequence METTRLIIVAVGGQGNLLASKVLGEAALISGVPVRMSEIHGMAQRGGVVESAIVFGDATSSIISDGEADILMGFEPAETLRALNRCSKNTKVITNTATLPPFTVAIGKGVYPDVENVKDLLKEKCASLVAIDAMRLAKEAGSPMSVNIVLLGALVQSGGLGFTKENVIEAIKRRTKKAFLDMNLKAFEMGYEAAKGE, from the coding sequence ATGGAAACAACCAGATTAATCATCGTAGCTGTGGGTGGCCAGGGCAATCTTCTTGCATCCAAGGTGTTGGGTGAGGCGGCACTGATTTCAGGCGTACCGGTCAGAATGAGCGAAATACACGGAATGGCCCAGCGGGGTGGTGTTGTTGAATCAGCCATAGTTTTTGGAGATGCAACCAGTTCTATTATTTCAGACGGTGAAGCAGATATCCTGATGGGATTTGAACCTGCTGAAACATTGAGAGCCTTAAACAGGTGCAGCAAGAACACAAAAGTGATCACAAATACGGCAACCCTGCCGCCTTTTACCGTGGCTATCGGCAAAGGGGTTTACCCGGATGTTGAAAATGTGAAAGATTTGCTCAAAGAAAAATGTGCAAGCCTTGTTGCCATTGATGCAATGAGACTTGCCAAAGAAGCCGGAAGCCCCATGAGTGTCAATATTGTTCTTTTGGGTGCCCTGGTCCAGTCAGGCGGACTTGGTTTTACAAAGGAAAATGTGATAGAGGCCATTAAAAGAAGGACAAAAAAAGCGTTTTTAGACATGAACCTTAAAGCTTTTGAAATGGGATATGAGGCGGCAAAAGGCGAATGA
- a CDS encoding TatD family hydrolase yields MNFIDSHCHLHDSRILFDIPHILDRADKAKVRYMVSCATSEDNFEFTATLSGQYRSVLPCFGIHPWFVKARSKQWKERLEQYLLAYLSGIGETGLDFTDKTVDRDEQIKVFEHHLALARELERPITIHIRKAWDDFIHILKKHGKLKVPGLIHSYSGSADMIPFFETHGLFISFSGSVTNPGAKKVVAALKRVSKNRFVIETDSPDIYPYLSEPTVSRLNEPKNLPAIAQLASNRIGMEFEDFSRHAYENSLKLFYSIFK; encoded by the coding sequence ATGAATTTTATTGATTCACATTGCCATTTGCATGATTCACGGATACTTTTCGATATCCCGCATATATTGGATCGCGCAGACAAAGCAAAAGTCAGGTACATGGTGTCCTGTGCCACCAGTGAAGATAATTTTGAGTTCACGGCAACATTGTCAGGGCAGTATCGTTCGGTTCTGCCCTGTTTCGGGATTCATCCCTGGTTTGTGAAAGCCCGATCCAAACAATGGAAAGAACGTCTGGAACAGTATCTTTTGGCTTATCTGTCCGGTATTGGCGAGACAGGGCTTGATTTTACCGATAAAACGGTTGACCGGGATGAACAGATCAAGGTGTTTGAACACCACCTGGCACTGGCAAGGGAGCTGGAACGTCCCATTACCATCCATATCAGGAAAGCCTGGGATGATTTTATCCATATTCTTAAAAAACATGGAAAACTAAAGGTTCCGGGATTAATTCACTCTTATTCGGGTTCGGCAGACATGATTCCTTTTTTTGAAACCCATGGCCTGTTCATCTCTTTTTCAGGTTCGGTGACAAATCCCGGGGCCAAAAAGGTTGTGGCTGCATTGAAACGGGTATCCAAAAATCGCTTTGTGATAGAAACGGATTCACCGGATATTTATCCGTATCTGTCTGAACCAACTGTTTCAAGACTCAATGAACCTAAAAATCTACCGGCTATCGCACAATTGGCATCCAACAGAATCGGCATGGAATTTGAAGATTTTTCACGGCATGCCTATGAGAACAGTTTGAAATTATTTTATTCAATATTCAAATGA
- a CDS encoding tRNA threonylcarbamoyladenosine dehydratase has translation MDQFARTRQLLGALAMEKIQQSTVAVFGLGAVGSFATEALARAGVGNLHLIDFDRVDATNINRQLFALHSTIGRQKAVIAGERVKDINPHCRVQIHSSFVNAQSLEDLLFKDIDVVVDAIDGLNSKINLLVEARQMDLAAVSSMGAGGRTDVSMIKTGDISETCVCPLARVVRQRLHRRGLYEGIRAVYSIEKPLNKQAFRPEDAVDALKDHGRSRPPIGTVSWVPGVFGLTIAGEVINQITQSS, from the coding sequence ATGGATCAGTTTGCTCGAACCCGACAGCTTCTCGGGGCATTGGCAATGGAAAAGATACAACAGTCAACCGTGGCGGTTTTCGGCCTGGGGGCAGTGGGGTCGTTTGCAACCGAAGCCCTTGCCCGTGCAGGGGTTGGAAATTTGCATCTCATTGATTTTGACAGGGTGGATGCAACAAATATCAACCGTCAGCTGTTTGCATTGCATTCCACTATTGGCAGACAAAAAGCCGTCATTGCCGGTGAACGGGTAAAAGATATTAATCCGCATTGCCGTGTTCAGATCCACAGTTCATTTGTCAATGCCCAAAGTCTTGAGGATCTGTTATTCAAAGATATTGATGTTGTGGTGGATGCCATAGACGGTCTTAATTCAAAGATAAACCTGCTGGTCGAAGCAAGACAGATGGATCTTGCCGCGGTTTCCAGCATGGGGGCCGGAGGAAGAACCGATGTCTCCATGATAAAAACCGGAGATATCAGTGAAACCTGTGTCTGTCCTTTGGCAAGGGTGGTCAGGCAGCGCCTTCACAGGCGGGGGCTTTATGAAGGGATAAGAGCGGTTTATTCTATTGAAAAACCTTTGAACAAGCAAGCCTTTCGCCCTGAAGATGCTGTTGATGCACTAAAGGATCACGGCCGGTCAAGACCCCCCATTGGAACCGTATCCTGGGTTCCCGGAGTTTTCGGTCTCACCATTGCAGGCGAGGTGATCAATCAGATTACCCAAAGTTCTTAA